One segment of Nostoc piscinale CENA21 DNA contains the following:
- a CDS encoding type II toxin-antitoxin system RelE/ParE family toxin, with protein MDTEQEKPQLKKFKSIASALDDLKEFPEDVQDVMGYALELAQRGKKHPDAKPLRGFSGAGVLEIVDNFDGDTYRAIYTVKFEGVVYLLHAFQKKSKHGIATPKQDIELIEKRLKVAKEDYLQETQRSDGNKDGQPK; from the coding sequence ATGGATACAGAACAAGAAAAACCACAGCTAAAAAAGTTTAAATCCATAGCCAGCGCACTTGATGATTTAAAAGAGTTCCCCGAAGACGTACAGGACGTAATGGGATATGCTCTTGAGTTGGCACAACGAGGTAAAAAGCACCCAGATGCAAAACCTTTACGCGGGTTTTCAGGTGCAGGTGTTTTAGAAATTGTAGATAATTTTGATGGGGATACTTATAGAGCAATATACACTGTTAAGTTTGAAGGTGTTGTGTATTTATTACACGCTTTTCAAAAGAAATCAAAACATGGTATTGCTACACCAAAACAAGATATTGAATTAATAGAAAAGAGATTAAAAGTAGCTAAAGAGGATTATTTACAAGAGACTCAAAGGAGCGATGGTAATAAAGATGGACAACCAAAATAA
- a CDS encoding iron-sulfur cluster assembly accessory protein, protein MTQATQPQQRGILLSEAALRQVKLLQAQQGQDLCLRVGVRQGGCSGMSYMMDFEDKSKITPQDEVFDYDGFQIVCDRKSLLYLYGLMLDYSNAMIGGGFQFTNPNASQTCGCGKSFGV, encoded by the coding sequence ATGACACAAGCAACGCAGCCTCAACAACGTGGCATTCTATTAAGCGAAGCAGCTTTGCGCCAAGTAAAACTCCTGCAAGCACAACAAGGTCAAGATTTATGCCTGCGGGTAGGAGTGCGCCAAGGTGGATGCTCCGGGATGTCTTATATGATGGACTTTGAAGACAAGAGCAAGATCACCCCCCAGGATGAAGTTTTTGACTATGACGGCTTTCAAATTGTTTGCGATCGCAAAAGCTTGCTGTACCTTTATGGCTTGATGCTTGACTATAGCAATGCGATGATTGGTGGCGGTTTTCAGTTCACTAACCCCAACGCTAGTCAAACCTGTGGTTGTGGGAAGTCATTTGGTGTGTAG
- a CDS encoding heavy metal translocating P-type ATPase, with translation MQLVPKTNLDPELAPTSETIILDVGGMKCAGCVSAVERQLTQHPGVKTACVNLATEVAVVESEVGMVDADALAKRLTTAGFPTQLRKSSHQDALEDSANRQHQEMRAAFRQLAIAAILLVLSGIGHLSSFIGMTWPILDNIWFHCGLATVALLFPGRPIIVDGWLGWRRNSPNMNTLIGLGTITAYTASLVALLFPQMGWECFFDEPVMMLGFILLGRTLERQARGRAANAFRQLLALQPQVARLIPNPDPEKLRIATNSIEIPAEQVRVGEWLQVLPGDKIPVDGEVRFGQTTIDESMLTGEAVPVSKQAGDLVTGGTINQSGAIAIQATRTGNDTTLAQIVALVEAAQTRKAPVQKLADKVAGYFTYGVLTASVLTFVFWYFFGTHIWPDAIISSGMKMMSHTTHNTNSAFSTQHSALLTSLKLAIAVMVVACPCALGLATPTAILVGTGIGAERGLLIKGGDVLEKVHQLNTVVFDKTGTLTTGNPTVTDCIVLERLEKTLSGSQSLIQIAAAVESGTYHPLAKAIQQEVKRLQLSIPNAVDFHTEPGLGVSAVVAEATVLLGNQDWLSWHGVVVNEIAQQEIQRLAKAGKTVVCVAVTGNLAGLIAIQDTLRPDAKTTVEKLQHKGLRVMLLSGDRQEAANAIGKQLGLDHADIIAGVPPSKKAELIKSLQTGTQHSIVAMVGDGINDAPALSQADVGIALHSGTDVAMETAEIILMRDRLSDVVESISLSRATFNKIRQNLFWAFAYNTLGIPLAAGVLLPSMGFVLSPSNAAALMAFSSVSVVVNSIFLRRLAHR, from the coding sequence ATGCAACTTGTGCCGAAAACGAACCTTGACCCAGAACTAGCCCCCACTTCCGAGACAATTATTCTGGATGTGGGAGGAATGAAGTGTGCTGGGTGCGTAAGTGCTGTAGAACGTCAGCTAACCCAACATCCGGGGGTCAAAACTGCCTGCGTCAATTTGGCGACAGAAGTCGCAGTCGTAGAGTCAGAAGTTGGGATGGTAGATGCGGACGCACTGGCAAAGCGATTAACTACCGCTGGATTCCCAACTCAACTCCGCAAATCTAGTCACCAAGACGCTTTAGAAGATTCTGCCAACAGACAGCACCAAGAAATGCGTGCAGCGTTCCGACAATTAGCGATCGCTGCTATATTACTGGTGTTGTCGGGAATTGGGCATCTGAGCAGTTTCATTGGGATGACTTGGCCGATATTAGACAACATTTGGTTTCATTGTGGACTCGCAACAGTAGCACTGTTATTTCCCGGCCGTCCTATTATTGTTGATGGTTGGCTAGGTTGGCGGCGCAATTCTCCCAACATGAACACCTTAATCGGTTTAGGAACAATCACCGCTTACACTGCAAGTTTGGTGGCGTTGTTGTTCCCCCAAATGGGTTGGGAGTGCTTCTTTGATGAACCAGTGATGATGTTAGGCTTTATCCTCCTGGGTAGAACCTTAGAAAGACAAGCCAGAGGTAGGGCTGCTAACGCCTTTCGACAATTACTCGCACTCCAACCACAAGTAGCACGCCTAATTCCCAACCCAGACCCAGAAAAATTGAGAATTGCGACTAATAGTATCGAAATCCCCGCCGAACAAGTGCGGGTGGGTGAATGGTTACAGGTCTTACCTGGAGATAAAATTCCCGTCGATGGTGAAGTGCGCTTTGGGCAGACAACCATAGATGAGTCGATGTTAACGGGCGAAGCTGTACCTGTAAGTAAACAAGCAGGTGATCTAGTTACTGGCGGCACGATAAACCAATCAGGTGCGATCGCAATTCAAGCAACTCGTACAGGCAACGATACCACCTTGGCGCAAATTGTCGCCCTAGTGGAAGCAGCCCAAACCCGCAAAGCACCTGTACAAAAATTAGCCGATAAAGTCGCTGGATACTTCACCTACGGCGTGTTGACAGCTTCTGTATTAACTTTTGTCTTTTGGTACTTTTTTGGTACCCACATCTGGCCTGATGCCATCATTTCCAGTGGTATGAAAATGATGAGTCACACCACCCACAATACAAACTCAGCATTCAGCACTCAGCACTCAGCACTCTTAACCAGCTTAAAACTAGCGATCGCTGTTATGGTAGTCGCTTGTCCCTGTGCTTTAGGTCTAGCTACACCCACAGCCATTCTCGTCGGCACTGGCATCGGTGCAGAACGCGGTTTATTAATCAAAGGTGGTGACGTTTTAGAAAAAGTTCACCAACTAAATACTGTCGTTTTTGATAAAACAGGCACACTCACCACTGGTAATCCCACTGTCACAGATTGCATTGTATTGGAGAGACTAGAAAAAACATTATCTGGTAGTCAATCTCTCATCCAAATAGCCGCCGCAGTGGAAAGTGGTACATATCACCCTCTGGCCAAAGCAATTCAACAAGAAGTAAAACGCCTGCAATTATCTATTCCCAACGCCGTTGATTTCCATACCGAACCAGGGCTAGGAGTGTCTGCGGTAGTAGCAGAAGCAACAGTGCTGTTAGGCAATCAAGATTGGTTAAGTTGGCATGGAGTTGTGGTTAATGAAATCGCCCAACAAGAAATTCAAAGACTGGCAAAAGCAGGCAAAACAGTTGTATGTGTAGCTGTTACCGGCAATTTAGCAGGACTCATCGCCATTCAAGATACCTTGCGCCCTGATGCCAAAACCACAGTCGAAAAATTGCAGCACAAGGGTTTAAGGGTAATGCTACTCAGTGGCGATCGCCAAGAAGCTGCCAATGCGATCGGTAAACAACTAGGATTAGATCATGCTGATATCATCGCTGGAGTTCCCCCCAGTAAAAAAGCTGAACTGATTAAATCTCTACAAACTGGAACTCAGCACTCAATTGTGGCAATGGTTGGGGACGGCATTAATGATGCGCCCGCCTTATCTCAAGCAGATGTCGGCATTGCCTTACACTCAGGTACAGACGTGGCTATGGAAACTGCGGAAATTATCTTGATGCGCGATCGCTTAAGTGACGTTGTAGAATCCATTAGCCTTAGTCGTGCCACATTCAACAAAATCCGCCAAAATTTATTTTGGGCTTTTGCATACAATACCTTGGGTATTCCTTTAGCGGCTGGTGTTTTATTACCTAGTATGGGCTTCGTTCTCAGCCCATCAAACGCCGCCGCACTCATGGCCTTTAGTTCAGTTAGTGTTGTGGTTAACTCCATATTCTTGCGGAGACTAGCTCACAGGTGA
- a CDS encoding helix-turn-helix domain-containing protein: protein MDNQNKVISGSGNVFADLGLSNSEERLVKAELAMKISEIITSQKLTQVQAAEILGIDQPKVSALTRGKLKDFSVERLIKFLNILGNDVEIRVKPKPENRPSASTTVVCF, encoded by the coding sequence ATGGACAACCAAAATAAAGTTATTAGTGGTAGTGGTAATGTGTTTGCTGATTTAGGTTTGTCTAATTCTGAAGAACGTTTAGTTAAAGCAGAACTGGCGATGAAAATTAGTGAAATTATTACTAGTCAAAAACTAACTCAGGTTCAAGCTGCGGAAATTTTAGGTATAGATCAACCAAAAGTTTCTGCTTTAACTAGAGGTAAACTAAAAGATTTTTCAGTTGAAAGATTAATAAAATTTTTGAATATTTTGGGTAATGATGTAGAAATTAGAGTCAAACCTAAACCCGAAAATCGTCCTTCTGCTTCTACTACTGTAGTTTGCTTTTAA
- a CDS encoding DUF6930 domain-containing protein, which yields MTSFNRSTNRRLNKLPQIPSVWEGDRRPLSSSPIPHSDSSANGDCILWVDGSQGVVRGMDVVPPETGPEAIVRTLMRAMEHPHSPAKPARPQKIVVKDREIQFYLRGVLQDLDIVIDYAPDLPLIDELFRGFAEIVDSQIPDLPPQYAQALQEKAFALWQAAPWEFLEEQQIISIEINKWDVGKLYASVMGMLGMEYGILFYRSEESLQRFRAAVLQHEDSQGRLEEAFLKQDCLFLTFESLDADDEDEDQMDDLAEMDLSEIAPTFGNIHPLEGLRSVLYDEEALLVYVALESLCRFIRDHRRQLCDDIFPELSHRYRISLPEAESATKSVSVTVASMPQLAAELEEMAGFGADESEIETSDSPIFRSLRDDLIPEDSFLSLGVVSWEMLEYLRKGVTYHPAGEIKQVGDGLPVILIQTSRPKAKTVIESIEAAGGLKAICFNPGADPFDGDRYDLGLLQTQNGELFLFGEFLDDDPIHVEARKKWNQRCKNTKGYCGLIIAKGLTGAARGNPQLRDMVALFEARSLSPKDLGLGTLQLMPQL from the coding sequence ATGACAAGTTTTAATCGCTCTACCAATCGTCGGTTAAATAAATTACCTCAAATTCCTTCTGTATGGGAGGGCGATCGCCGTCCATTGTCATCGTCACCAATCCCGCATTCAGACTCATCGGCCAATGGTGATTGTATTCTTTGGGTTGATGGCTCACAAGGTGTTGTTCGTGGCATGGATGTAGTACCTCCCGAAACAGGCCCAGAAGCAATTGTTCGCACCCTAATGCGGGCAATGGAGCATCCCCACAGTCCGGCTAAACCTGCCAGACCCCAGAAAATTGTGGTCAAAGACCGAGAAATTCAATTTTACCTGCGTGGGGTGCTGCAAGATTTAGATATTGTGATTGACTACGCCCCAGATTTACCCTTAATTGATGAATTATTTCGCGGCTTTGCAGAAATTGTTGATAGCCAAATTCCAGATTTACCGCCACAGTATGCCCAAGCTTTGCAAGAAAAAGCATTTGCCCTTTGGCAAGCAGCACCTTGGGAGTTTTTGGAAGAACAGCAAATTATCTCAATTGAGATTAATAAATGGGATGTGGGTAAACTTTACGCCTCAGTCATGGGGATGTTGGGGATGGAGTACGGGATTTTGTTTTATCGCTCGGAAGAATCCCTGCAACGTTTTCGAGCCGCAGTTTTACAACATGAAGATTCCCAAGGGCGATTAGAAGAAGCTTTTCTCAAGCAAGATTGTCTATTTCTCACTTTTGAAAGTCTCGATGCTGATGACGAAGATGAGGATCAAATGGACGATTTAGCAGAGATGGATTTATCAGAAATAGCCCCGACTTTTGGCAACATTCACCCCTTAGAAGGACTGCGCTCAGTTTTATATGACGAAGAGGCGCTACTAGTGTATGTTGCTTTAGAAAGTTTATGTCGTTTTATTCGTGACCATCGTCGCCAGTTATGTGATGACATTTTCCCGGAACTCAGCCATCGCTATCGAATTTCTCTCCCAGAAGCAGAAAGCGCAACCAAATCAGTCTCGGTGACTGTTGCTTCTATGCCACAATTGGCTGCTGAGTTAGAGGAAATGGCTGGCTTTGGTGCAGATGAATCGGAAATAGAAACATCAGATTCCCCCATTTTTCGTTCTTTACGCGATGATTTAATTCCCGAAGATTCTTTTCTCAGCTTGGGTGTGGTGTCTTGGGAAATGTTGGAATATCTCCGCAAAGGTGTAACTTATCATCCAGCAGGCGAAATTAAACAGGTAGGTGACGGATTACCTGTAATTTTGATTCAAACTTCCCGCCCCAAAGCCAAGACAGTAATTGAAAGTATTGAAGCTGCTGGTGGACTCAAAGCAATTTGTTTTAATCCTGGCGCTGATCCGTTTGATGGCGATCGCTACGATTTGGGTTTGCTGCAAACTCAAAATGGTGAATTATTTTTATTTGGCGAATTTTTAGATGACGATCCCATCCATGTTGAAGCTCGCAAGAAATGGAATCAGAGGTGTAAGAATACCAAAGGTTACTGCGGTTTAATCATTGCCAAAGGATTAACCGGCGCAGCTCGCGGTAATCCTCAACTGCGTGATATGGTGGCTTTGTTTGAAGCGCGATCGCTTTCACCTAAAGATTTGGGTCTTGGCACTTTACAACTAATGCCACAACTTTAA
- a CDS encoding CopG family transcriptional regulator produces MIMTNKKWAVKRITVNLATQEAEKLEKYCQQTGRPATDVIRELIRGLPISDDNKEAK; encoded by the coding sequence ATGATAATGACTAATAAAAAATGGGCCGTTAAACGTATCACTGTGAATCTAGCAACACAGGAAGCAGAGAAGCTAGAAAAATATTGTCAGCAGACAGGTAGACCTGCAACAGATGTAATTCGAGAACTGATTCGAGGATTACCAATATCTGATGACAATAAGGAAGCAAAATAG
- a CDS encoding F0F1 ATP synthase subunit gamma, producing MPNLKAIRDRIQSVKNTKKITEAMRLVAAARVRRAQEQVLATRPFADRLAQVLYGLQTRLRFEDANLPLLRKREVKSVGLLVISGDRGLCGGYNTNVIRRAENRTKELKAEGIDYTFVLVGRKATQYFQRRNQPIDATYSGLEQIPTAEEANRIADELLSLFLSEKVDRIELIYTRFVSLVSSRPVVQTLLPLDTQGLEAADDEIFRLTTRGGQFEVERQKVTSQVQPLASDMIFEQDPVQILDALLPLYLGNQLLRALQESAASELAARMTAMSNASDNAGELIKSLSLSYNKARQAAITQELLEVVGGAEALS from the coding sequence ATGCCTAATCTTAAAGCAATACGCGATCGCATTCAGTCGGTCAAAAACACCAAAAAAATCACTGAAGCCATGCGGCTAGTAGCAGCAGCGCGGGTACGTCGGGCGCAAGAACAAGTGCTGGCTACTCGCCCCTTCGCTGACAGACTAGCGCAAGTGCTATATGGTTTGCAAACCCGTCTGCGGTTTGAAGACGCAAACTTACCTCTGCTGAGAAAACGCGAAGTTAAATCAGTAGGTTTGTTAGTAATCTCTGGCGATAGAGGTTTGTGTGGTGGTTATAACACCAACGTCATCCGTCGTGCAGAGAACCGTACCAAGGAACTCAAAGCAGAAGGTATCGACTACACATTTGTATTGGTTGGTCGTAAAGCTACCCAATACTTCCAACGTCGCAACCAACCTATCGATGCTACCTACAGTGGCTTAGAACAAATCCCCACCGCCGAAGAAGCAAATAGAATTGCTGACGAGTTGCTGTCTTTATTCCTTTCGGAAAAAGTAGACCGCATCGAATTAATCTACACTCGTTTCGTTTCCTTGGTTAGTTCTCGTCCTGTAGTTCAAACCTTGCTACCTCTTGATACCCAAGGTTTAGAAGCAGCAGACGACGAAATTTTCCGGTTGACAACTCGTGGTGGTCAATTTGAAGTTGAACGGCAGAAAGTCACTTCTCAAGTTCAACCTTTAGCCAGCGACATGATTTTTGAGCAAGACCCAGTGCAAATTCTGGATGCCTTGCTACCCCTGTACCTGGGCAACCAATTACTACGGGCATTACAAGAATCTGCTGCCAGTGAACTAGCAGCACGGATGACAGCTATGAGTAACGCCAGTGATAACGCTGGTGAACTAATTAAAAGCCTCTCCCTGTCTTACAACAAAGCCCGACAAGCCGCAATTACTCAAGAACTCCTAGAGGTTGTTGGTGGTGCAGAAGCACTGAGTTAG
- a CDS encoding DUF2752 domain-containing protein — translation MLKLSSTPLSCHGKLVRWGVLGFSYTPLFGTYFYNQNYRLGFLVCPIRHLTGIPCPTCGMTRSFMAIGRGNLNQAFAENLFGPILFASFLIAIVHVTLELLTRQQITTLHCQLLRLKKVQILFFLTVLIYHTFRLYHISQTGELYIAFSKSPLGKLLFQ, via the coding sequence GTGTTGAAATTATCGTCTACTCCTCTATCGTGCCACGGTAAGCTAGTGCGTTGGGGTGTATTAGGATTCTCTTATACCCCCCTATTTGGGACATATTTTTACAACCAAAATTATCGTCTTGGGTTTTTAGTATGCCCCATCCGACACTTAACAGGAATTCCCTGTCCTACCTGTGGTATGACGCGTTCATTTATGGCTATTGGGCGAGGAAACTTAAACCAAGCATTTGCCGAGAATTTATTTGGCCCTATTTTATTTGCTAGTTTTTTAATTGCCATAGTTCACGTTACTTTAGAATTGTTAACTAGGCAGCAAATTACAACTTTACATTGTCAACTATTAAGACTAAAAAAGGTACAAATACTATTCTTCCTAACAGTGTTAATTTATCATACCTTCCGGCTGTATCACATTTCACAAACAGGAGAATTGTATATTGCTTTTAGTAAATCTCCTTTAGGTAAATTGCTGTTTCAGTAA
- a CDS encoding TIGR01777 family oxidoreductase, whose product MKVAITGATGLVGSRLVERLQTEGHQVLVLTRNAGFAQKVFPAANFSSVEIITYTPTTSGGWQDAISGCDAVVNLAGEPIGEGRWTAERKQEILNSRQLGTQKIVEAIAKANLKPRVLVNTSAIGYYGTSETATFDEASVSGNDFLAQVCQAWEAEATKVKDMDVRLVILRFGIVLGKGGALAKMIPPFQLFAGGPIGSGRQWFSWIHIDDVVNLILQALNKSDMEGVYNATAPNPVRMNDLAQTVGTVLNRPSWLPVPAFAIEALLGDGAIVVLEGQQVLPKRTLESGFTYQYPNLQPALKQILQ is encoded by the coding sequence ATGAAAGTAGCGATTACGGGAGCAACAGGATTAGTCGGGAGTCGTTTAGTAGAACGACTGCAAACCGAAGGTCATCAAGTATTGGTATTAACACGTAATGCTGGCTTTGCTCAAAAGGTATTTCCAGCCGCCAATTTTTCCAGTGTAGAAATTATTACTTATACCCCAACAACATCAGGTGGTTGGCAAGATGCCATTAGCGGTTGCGATGCTGTAGTTAATCTTGCAGGTGAACCTATTGGTGAGGGACGCTGGACAGCAGAACGTAAGCAAGAAATCCTCAATAGTCGTCAGCTAGGGACTCAGAAAATAGTTGAAGCCATAGCTAAAGCTAACCTTAAACCTAGAGTATTAGTTAACACTTCAGCTATTGGCTACTACGGTACAAGTGAAACTGCTACTTTTGATGAAGCCAGTGTATCTGGTAATGATTTTCTGGCTCAAGTTTGCCAAGCTTGGGAAGCAGAAGCCACAAAAGTTAAAGATATGGATGTGCGATTGGTAATTCTGCGTTTTGGAATTGTTCTTGGTAAAGGTGGGGCTTTAGCCAAAATGATTCCACCTTTTCAGCTTTTTGCTGGGGGGCCAATTGGCAGTGGTCGCCAATGGTTTTCGTGGATTCATATTGACGATGTTGTTAACTTAATTTTGCAAGCTTTAAACAAGTCAGATATGGAAGGAGTGTACAATGCAACGGCTCCAAACCCTGTCCGGATGAATGATCTGGCTCAAACTGTAGGAACAGTCTTAAATCGTCCTTCTTGGTTGCCTGTTCCGGCTTTTGCCATTGAAGCTTTACTGGGAGACGGGGCAATTGTTGTTTTAGAAGGTCAACAAGTTCTGCCAAAGCGCACTTTAGAATCAGGTTTTACCTATCAATATCCCAATTTACAACCAGCTTTGAAGCAAATTTTACAATAA
- a CDS encoding SRPBCC family protein, which translates to MSDWLEHSVQVEVEAPIDLVWSLWSDLEQMPRWMKWIDSVKIPPDDPEISIWKLNTGGLEFTWKSQILKIIPNQIIQWKSIDGLPNQGAIRFYDRHTSSIVKLTVSYAIPGIIGKIMDNLFLGRVVESTIQADLERFKEYALNAKANS; encoded by the coding sequence ATGTCAGATTGGCTAGAGCATAGCGTACAAGTAGAAGTAGAGGCTCCCATTGATTTAGTGTGGAGTCTGTGGTCTGATTTAGAACAAATGCCCCGATGGATGAAATGGATTGATTCGGTCAAAATACCACCCGATGATCCAGAGATATCTATTTGGAAACTCAACACTGGCGGTTTGGAATTTACCTGGAAATCGCAGATTCTCAAAATTATTCCCAACCAAATTATCCAGTGGAAATCAATTGATGGTTTGCCAAATCAGGGAGCGATTCGGTTTTACGATCGCCATACTAGTAGCATTGTCAAGCTAACTGTGTCCTATGCTATCCCTGGCATTATTGGCAAAATCATGGATAACTTGTTTTTAGGCCGGGTTGTAGAATCAACAATTCAAGCTGATTTAGAAAGATTTAAAGAATATGCTTTAAATGCTAAAGCAAACTCATAG